One window of the Colletotrichum destructivum chromosome 4, complete sequence genome contains the following:
- a CDS encoding Putative six-hairpin glycosidase superfamily, glycosyl hydrolase, family 88 — MNPVPPLFLLRDPAHETQPQQPKSVTMKPVSALLFATGAAAAVLKRNVDVNEPLAARTIDSWILNNNEPQRDYWYGRAALYTGVEAVYELTKNETLLAWYRSRIDGLVVTENGTIPGFRTDHYSLDDYRIGRNILYWYQRTGEEKYKIAATTIRGMLNNHPRTPTGGFWHRSPIYKNQMWLDGIYMADTFYAHYTSLFDAANTTAWDDIVLQWDKIEEAIRDPVTGLLFHGFDEGKEAVWADDVTGASPLIWNRAVGWYFMSLIEVLDLFPKEHPGYERLLGYYTSLAAALKQAQDPTSNGWWLVMNEPYPGKEGNYFESSSAAMFTWGWLAGLRLGYIDEATYLEPATKAYTHLVADFITMNCNGTVTWTDTVQVGSLNSDASFEYYVGIPVVDNDTRGVGPYLLAAYEWELRNNISA, encoded by the exons ATGAATCCAGTGCCGCCGCTCTTCCTTCTTCGAGATCCCGCCCACGAGACCCAGCCCCAGCAGCCGAAATCCGTCACGATGAAGCCAGTCTCTGCTCTCCTCTTCGCcacgggcgccgccgcggccgtgcTCAAGAGGAACGTCGACGTCAACGAGCCCCTCGCGGCCCGCACCATCGACTCGTGGatcctcaacaacaacgagCCCCAGCGCGACTACTGGTACGGCCGCGCGGCGCTCTAcacgggcgtcgaggccgtctaCGAGCTCACCAAGAACGAGACGCTGCTCGCGTGGTACCGCTCCCgcatcgacggcctcgtcgtcacggAGAACGGCACGATCCCCGGCTTCCGCACCGACCACTACTCCCTGGACGACTACCGCATCGGCCGCAACATCCTCTACTGGTACCAGCGcaccggcgaggagaagtacaagatcgccgccaccacgaTCCGCGGCATGCTCAACAACCACCCCCGTACCCCCACCGGTGGTTTCTGGCACCGTTCCCCCATCTACAAGAACCAGATGTGGCTGGACGGCATCTACATGGCCGACACCTTTTACGCGCACTACACGTCCCTCTTCGACGCGGCCAACACGACGGCCTGGGACGATATCGTCCTGCAATGGGACAAGATCGAGGAGGCGATCCGCGACCCCGTGACGGGCCTGCTCTTCCACGGGTtcgacgagggcaaggaggccGTCTGGGCGGACGACGTGACGGGCGCGTCGCCGCTCATCTGGAACCGTGCCGTCGGGTGGTACTTCATGTCCCTGATCGAGGTGCTCGACCTCTTCCCCAAGGAGCACCCCGGGTACGAGCGTCTCCTTGGCTACTACACGTCCCTCGCGGCGGCACTCAAGCAGGCGCAGGACCCGACGTCCAACGGCTGGTGGCTCGTCATGAACGAGCCGTACCcgggcaaggagggcaacTACTTTgagagctcgtcggcggccatgtTTACGTGGGGCTGGCTCGCCGGGCTGCGGCTCGGCTAcatcgacgaggcgacgTACCTCGAGCCCGCCACCAAGGCGTACACGCACCTCGTGGCCGACTTCATCACCATGAACTgcaacggcaccgtcacctGGACGGACACGGTGCAGGTCGGCTCCCTGAACAGCGATGCTTCGTTTGAG TACTATGTCGGCAttcccgtcgtcgacaacgacacCCGTGGTGTCGGCCCGTACCTGCTCGCTGCCTACGAGTGGGAGCTCCGCAACAACATCTCGGCATAG
- a CDS encoding Putative HNH nuclease — translation MSTPAQSDDGSHQSDGSHQSDDSHSDSELSFDEMRDKIAAKAALLFGPEAREGPIPKLKARVMLRNLQFLDDKAVQQDDLHDMLRHLNYQEKPSVVSPYLDEDPDSAERKEILTWLKTTKFAFRRNGPLKLLNPTMFTPLVWSAFAIAPIEQLRELRLHEARTIPTLMSSLQGCLPTLMNIFLARSPGAASGNEDEGDGSVSTPANKKKRKAEDEAKGKSKNTRDQKNRKLAYERDKGTCVLTAAPFPQVCHIIPHSARQYKDKVDQALQQLSTIWGPQVENPHNLLDDEGYDHPRNMVSLNCAFHNFWGKAMVALEPIEVAKDGTWIIVQVRWMHNSKLGSRFDKKYPTVEQVDIDMPVKDILQPLANEHNVPIRIINLETQRYIKDGHKFKITSEDPQFLPSEDLLRLQYNLCRMASLTGAAGPDDDAHSDSDSEVATEIEIEEPLDWEAWNRKVEAYREAEKAREAERAREAERAREAREAERARDTEEARVPTEGDRDEEQETGPKTKDEM, via the exons ATGAGTACCCCAGCGCAGTCAGACGACGGTTCACATCAGTCGGACGGTTCACACCAGTCGGACGATTCGCATTCGGACTCGGAGCTCTCCTTCGACGAGATGAGAGACAAGATCGCTGCCAAGGCCGCTCTTCTCTTTGGTCCGGAGGCTCGCGAAGGACCGATCCCAAAGCTCAAGGCCAGAGTCATGTTGCGAAATCTTCAGTTCCTCGATGACAAGGCAGTGCAGCAAGACGACCTCCACGACATGTTGCGTCATCTCAACTATCAGGAGAAGCCTTCAGTCGTTTCGCCCTACTTGGACGAAGATCCTGACAGCGCAGAGCGCAAGGAGATCTTGACTTGGCTCAAGACGACCAAGTTTGCTTTTCGTCGCAACGGGCCATTGAAGTTGCTCAACCCAACAATGTTCACGCCTTTGGTGTGGTCGGCATTCGCAATCGCTCCTATTGAACAACTCAGAGAGCTCCGCCTACACGAGGCCCGTACTATCCCCACCTTGATGTCAAGTCTCCAAGGTTGCCTGCCAACTCTCATGAACATTT TTCTTGCCAGAAGCCCAGGCGCAGCTTCAGGAAATGAAGATGAGGGTGATGGATCTGTCTCCACTCCCGCCAACAAGAAAAAACGGaaggccgaggatgaggcGAAGGGTAAAAGCAAGAACACACGCGACCAGAAGAATAGAAAGCTT GCATACGAAAGGGATAAGGGTACCTGTGTGTTGACCGCGGCGCCTTTCCCTCAGGTTTGCCACATCATTCCGCACAGCGCTCGGCAGTACAAGGACAAGGTAGATCAGGCGCTCCAGCAGCTTTCAACTATTTGGGGACCTCAGGTTGAGAATCCCCATAATCTCCTTGATGACGAGGGCTACGATCATCCTCGCAACATGGTCTCGCTGAACTGTGCATTCCACAACTTCTGGGGCAAGGCAATGGTGGCGCTGGAGCCAATCGAGGTCGCGAAAGACGGAACCTGGATCATCGTCCAGGTGCGTTGGATGCACAATTCCAAGCTCGGAAGCCGTTTCGATAAGAAATATCCCACTGTCGAGCAGGTTGACATCGACATGCCCGTCAAGGATATCCTCCAGCCTCTCGCCAATGAGCACAACGTGCCTATCCGGATCATCAACCTCGAGACCCAGAGATACATCAAAGATGGGCACAAATTCAAGATCACTTCAGAAGACCCCCAGTTTCTCCCCAGCGAGGACCTCCTTCGCCTGCAATACAACCTATGCCGGATGGCATCATTGACTGGTGCGGCCGGGCCCGACGATGATGCGCACTCGGATTCCGACTCCGAGGTGGCAACAGAAATCGAGATCGAGGAACCTCTCGATTGGGAAGCTTGGAACAGAAAGGTTGAGGCGTACAGAGAGGCTGAGAAGGCCAGAGAGGCTGAGAGGGCGAGAGAGGCTGAGAGGGCCAGAGAGGCCAGAGAGGCTGAGAGGGCCAGAGACACCGAGGAAGCTAGAGTTCCGACCGAGGGAGATCGGGACGAAGAACAGGAGACCGGACCGAAGACGAAAGATGAGATGTAG
- a CDS encoding Putative protein kinase — protein MFRSRTTTTFRLPPLPFRRLFHAQHGLLAGPNLRHQSVSPFLSSFRGSDCTRMRYPLRFSTMPPEEPIEYDWIDGVECLELYEPDGYHPVMIDTLLHGRYRIVDKLGFGGYSTIWLAHDVQLQRYVAVKVNISGPSLPRREPAILRALSAAAATPIPSTVDTAVIEACDAIPCILDEFEVQGPNGTHACYTVAPAQGNLREASFSRLFPIDVARALAAKLALAVLFVHSQGIVHGDIHLRNVLVKLPSSFDDLSVDQFRRKFGEPETAPIRRVDGKPLSSNVPTHAVMPLYLGKKAQDFTLDDARGLILGDFGEAFAPATERRFGKHCNTPVAKRAPETLFEPDAPVSYPSDIWSLGLAMWEILGMKALFGESETRDEVVAQQIDVLGSRGFSPVWAREWDGPPHGGEEGMPRRPATDDRETWPPLDEAFESFVQKYRRRRGTAGVFGEEETQAVLGLMRGMLEFRPEFRLTIHEVLGSEWMVKWAMPQLVGG, from the exons ATGTTCCGTTCAAGAACCACGACAACGTTTCGTTTGCCGCCACTTCCTTTTCGTCGTCTTTTCCATGCTCAGCATGGCCTTTTGGCAGGCCCGAATCTACGACACCAATCTGTTTCTCCATTCCTGAGTTCCTTTAGAGGCAGCGATTGTACTCGCATGCGTTATCCTTTGCGGTTCTCAACAATGCCGCCCGAGGAACCAATCGAGTATGACTGGATTGATGGAGTTGAGTGTCTGGAATTGTACGAGCCCGATGGCTACCATCCCGTGATGATTGACACCCTCCTACACGGCCGCTACCGGATCGTGGACAAGTTGGGATTCGGCGGCTACTCGACCATCTGGCTCGCCCACGATGTCCAGCTACAACGCTACGTCGCTGTCAAAGTGAACATCTCCGGACCTTCGCTTCCTCGACGCGAGCCCGCCATTCTCCGCGCCCTGTCCGCAGCTGCCGCGACGCCAATCCCATCGACTGTCGACACGGCGGTCATCGAGGCCTGCGACGCCATCCCGTGTATTTTGGACGAGTTCGAGGTCCAAGGCCCCAATGGCACCCATGCGTGTTATACCGTAGCTCCCGCGCAGGGCAATCTTAGAGAAGCCTCGTTTAGTCGCCTGTTCCCCATCGACGTCGCCAGGGCGCTCGCGGCAAAGTTGGCGCTTGCTGTCTTATTTGTTCACTCGCAGGGCATCGTCCACGGCG ATATTCATCTCCGAAACGTCTTGGTGAAACTCCCATCGTCGTTCGACGACCTCTCGGTTGATCAGTTCAGGCGCAAGTTCGGCGAGCCCGAGACGGCGCCCATTCGCCGCGTCGACGGGAAACCGCTCTCCTCCAACGTCCCGACGCACGCCGTGATGCCTTTGTATCTCGGGAAAAAGGCCCAGGACTTCACCCTGGACGACGCACGGGGCCTGATCCTCGGCGACTTCGGCGAGGCGTTCGCCCCGGCCACGGAGCGGCGTTTCGGGAAGCACTGCAACACGCCCGTGGCGAAGAGGGCGCCCGAGACCCTCTTCGAGCCCGACGCGCCCGTGTCGTACCCGTCGGACATCTGGAGCCTAGGGCTCGCGATGTGGGAGATCCTTGGCATGAAAGCCCTCTTCGGCGAGTCTGAAACGCGGGACGAGGTCGTGGCCCAGCAGATCGACGTCTTGGGCTCGCGGGGGTTTTCGCCGGTCTGGGCTCGGGAGTGGGATGGGCCGCCGCATGGtggggaagaagggatgcctcgccggccggcgacggaTGACCGAGAGACGTGGCCCCCTCTCGACGAGGCGTTTGAATCGTTCGTGCAGAAGTACAGGAGGAGACGCGGGACAGCTGGGGTTTttggagaggaggaaacaCAGGCGGTGCTTGGCCTGATGCGGGGCATGCTTGAGTTCCGGCCCGAGTTCCGGCTGACGATACATGAGGTCCTGGGGTCCGAGTGGATGGTCAAGTGGGCGATGCCACAGTTGGTGGGCGGTTGA
- a CDS encoding Putative F-box domain-containing protein codes for MSGKRDYRCAICGGPFRSNIALRSRSRDEEHPEGLGDDLPQEWQYDGFDPSYYHREDVEWLEKARILAFNSTAGVSTTRAFVSGVGDIGPRFGHVAIGDRGDDPSAPDYPLMEYSCYSDTCQHGPAFPFHPCCYELLLLNFSEQHGVQAAQLDKDLLYNVMFELMTPSVEDTLFLDLDYGVDIDRAFDPKPGHRDPVTVVPLIGAPAAGTFYDLSPYAAMRPFNVQEYSSVVGDVPPAGPDALAKLPLEVLTLIASFLDTRSVFQLIKTSPTVFSAVVRNRCFWKRHLQAWYRWYFEWQAILLKDTDPFLKQADLMQVAFSLDRPGESDLVSDMIMTNRRRIWGVCDQLARRYLSRHRLQQRDSAKVPAPSGIIGPVRCSQPAVVQPRPAGARLDLADVYWVRSVEDHRHPRVFEAFFDAENGLVGLSLAPVGQRRYIGRQGIDALDVDLEEVQARGCGSAKDAVYTRPSDSVNETRRFWKHTADIAPGQAIKGLILHVQGTNAQTYRVSWTVQPPSRTIGAIPTYICGLTIVYLDGETVLLGSAGDPQALGNLCHRPLMVPEASPSSTMYFELVGMMGQTIGEIREEMLASLALLYASRPSREASLDESDGESWTAHHNPLAAHLWKDTSATVLGDWVWEHDNWLTLNTLPRSDLPRMGFPCSHSDTIPKEMLLWARTPSEVPVHDLKRLSGWLVLRHVGDMYADIYELCGLRAEYRSSRATEVIGMAEIDGRSWPEDELVHFEIDGGGGECVSEIGVASAFGEPSSLYMRTNRGREVVFARPSSAREAASCRRVRISPAGSSVVGVVLAFGRPGGWDVDTEDDEEEDEGHPLDSERHGAMSYAAALSCTLPP; via the exons ATGTCGGGCAAGCGTGACTATCGGTGTGCGATATGCGGTGGCCCCTTTCGATCCAACATCGCCCTCCGTTCGAGGTCGCGAGACGAGGAACATCCAGAGGGGCTGGGGGATGATTTGCCGCAGGAATGGCAATATGACGGATTTGACCCTTCCTACTACCACCGAGAAGATGTTGAATGGCTGGAGAAAGCCCGCATCCTTGCTTTCAACTCGACCGCTGGAGTCAGCACAACTAGAGCCTTCGTTTCGGGCGTTGGTGACATCGGACCGAGGTTCGGGCACGTCGCGATCGGTGACAGAGGCGACGACCCGTCCGCGCCTGATTATCCCCTAATGGAATATTCTTGCTACTCCGACACGTGTCAACATGGGCCGGCCTTTCCGTTCCACCCATGCTGTTATGAGTTGCTCCTTCTGAACTTCTCCGAACAGCacggcgtccaggccgcgCAGCTGGACAAAGATTTGCTATACAATGTCATGTTTGAGCTGATGACGCCGTCGGTGGAGGACACGCTTTTCTTGGATCTCGACTACGGCGTGGATATAGACAGAGCATTCGATCCCAAACCTGGTCACAGGGACCCCGTCACCGTTGTTCCGCTGATCGGTGCCCCTGCTGCGGGTACGTTCTACGATCTAAGTCCATACGCCGCTATGAGGCCCTTCAATGTTCAAGAGTACTCTTCCGTTGTGGGGGATGTTCCACCTGCGGGCCCCGATGCTCTCGCCAAGCTACCACTCGAGGTCTTGACTCTAATCGCCTCGTTTCTCGACACGAGATCCGTCTTTCAGCTCATCaagacctcgccgacggtgTTCTCAGCCGTCGTGCGGAACCGGTGTTTCTGGAAACGTCACCTCCAGGCCTGGTACCGATGGTACTTTGAATGGCAGGCAATTTTGCTCAAAGACACGGATCCTTTCCTCAAGCAAGCCGATCTGATGCAGGTCGCCTTCAGCCTCGACCGGCCAGGAGAATCGGATCTCGTTTCAGACATGATCATGACAAACCGACGGCGCATATGGGGGGTCTGCGACCAGCTTGCCCGGCGTTATCTGTCACGACACCGGTTGCAGCAACGCGACTCGGCAAAGGTTCCCGCGCCCAGTGGTATCATAGGACCTGTTCGTTGCAGCCAGCCTGCCGTGGTGCagccccggccggccggtgcGAGACTAGACCTCGCGGACGTGTATTGGGTCAGATCAGTCGAGGATCATCGGCACCCTCGAGTCTTTGAAGCCTTCTTTGACGCCGAGAATGGACTGGTAGGCCTGTCGCTTGCCCCCGTTGGGCAACGCAGGTACATCGGACGACAAGGCATCGATGCTTTGGATGTAGACCTGGAAGAGGTCCAAGCCCGGGGGTGCGGGAGCGCGAAGGATGCGGTTTACACCCGTCCATCTGACTCCGTGAATGAAACGCGTCGTTTCTGGAAGCACACGGCTGACATCGCGCCGGGCCAGGCCATCAAAGGTCTGATCTTGCATGTGCAGGGGACAAACGCCCAGACGTACAGGGTATCATGGACGGTGCAACCGCCATCCAGGACGATTGGCGCTATCCCGACATACATCTGTGGCCTCACA ATTGTTTATCTCGATGGAGAAACGGTTCTTTTAGGCAGCGCTGGTGATCCACAGGCACTAGGCAATCTCTGCCATCGACCTCTCATGGTCCCAGAAGCAAGCCCATCATCTACGATGTACTTCGAGCTCGTTGGTATGATGGGCCAGACCATC GGTGAAATTAGGGAAGAAATGTTGGCCAGCCTCGCATTGCTATAcgcatcgaggccgagtcgTGAAGCCTCGCTTGATGAGAGCGATGGAGAATCCTGGACTGCACATCACAATCCACTCGCAGCCCATCTGTGGAAGGACACCTCAGCTACGGTGCTTGGCGATTGGGTCTGGGAGCATGATAATTGGCTCACTCTGAACACACTGCCACGAAGCGATTTGCCGAGGATGGGATTTCCCTGCTCTCACTCCGATACCATTCCGAAAGAGATGCTTCTCTGGGCTCGCACCCCCAGCGAGGTCCCCGTCCACGACCTGAAGAGGCTGTCTGGATGGCTCGTCCTCCGACACGTTGGAGACATGTACGCCGACATTTACGAGCTCTGCGGGCTTCGCGCGGAATACAGGTCCTCCAGGGCGACGGAAGTTATCGGAatggccgagatcgacggaCGGTCGTGGCCGgaggacgagctcgtccacttcgagatcgacggcggcggcggagagtGCGTCAGCGAGATCGGTGTGGCTTCCGCGTTCGGCGAGCCGAGCTCACTCTAT ATGCGGACGAACCGCGGCCGCGAGGTGGTGTTTGCAAGACCGTCGAGTGCCCGGGAAGCAGCATCCTGCCGGCGCGTCAGAATCAGTCCGGCCGGGAGCAGCGTCGTCGGGGTTGTTCTGGCTTTCGGGCGGCCTGGCGGGTGGGATGTGGacaccgaggacgacgaggaggaggatgaaggcCATCCTCTCGATAGTGAA AGGCATGGTGCAATGTCGTATGCTGCCGCTCTGTCTTGCACATTGCCCCCATAG
- a CDS encoding Putative carboxylesterase, type B, alpha/Beta hydrolase produces MRAQSSLQGLLRVVVATSCLVTANPISPRWTVGQPVTTTSGSVEGHAAPGADQVSEYLGIPYAQPPVGALRFQPPVKYNGSSPIKGSAFGYQCMQQSSAPASIEAIKQYGIPASAAAVSRTLGDTGSQSEDCLTLNVWTKPQTGDAKKAVLVWVHGGAFIIGSARVPAYAGKVIADENDVVVVSMNYRLNIFGFPGNPVAAPNLGFLDIRMAMEWVRDNVEKFGGDVNRITMFGQSAGGSLVDYYSYAYASDPIANGFIPMSGVANGFGVYTNATVNEKWFQVSSKLGCGNNLTDHKAVFDCMSKKNATELVAIVANTTGSVAGGLTFAPVVDDRLIFGDYSIRDSAKAGYLIGNTDNEAGYFKIAAPAANETYWFGFNLVVYTCPAARRAARAVSAGHPTWRYRYFGDFPNMAITTTPPSGAWHTSEVPVLFGTVPQDVINSTAQQIAVGKYMRGAWAAFAKDTTSGLLNYDCHGTWPNYQADGDTLNRISFQNQTGANLAPDNTYDGLCAQVGIPIA; encoded by the exons ATGAGAGCCCAAAGTAGCCTCCAAGGCCTCCTGAGGGTTGTGGTCGCCACCTCATGCCTTGTTACCGCCAACCCCATTTCACCTCGGTGGACTGTTGGCCAGCCGGTCACGACCACCAGTGGTTCCGTTGAGGGTCacgccgcccccggcgcAGACCAG GTGTCCGAGTACTTGGGCATTCCTTACGCTCAACCGCCCGTTGGGGCCTTGCGCTTTCAGCCGCCCGTCAAGTACAACGGCTCCTCTCCAATCAAGGGCTCGGCATTT GGATACCAGTGCATGCAGCAGTCCAGCGCGCCTGCCTCAatcgaggccatcaagcagTATGGGATTCCTGCTTCTGCCGCTGCCGTGTCCAGAACCCTCGGGGACACGGGCTCTCAGAGCGAGGACTGCTTGACCTTGAACGTGTGGACCAAGCCGCAAACCGGCGATGCGAAAAAAGCTGTGCTGGTTTGGGTtcacggcggcgccttcatcATCG GGAGCGCCCGAGTCCCAGCTTACGCCGGAAAGGTCATTGCTGACGAGAACgacgtggtggtggtgtcgatGAA CTACCGCCTCAACATCTTCGGCTTTCCGGGAaaccccgtcgccgcccccaaTCTTGGATTTCTCGACATCCGCATGGCCATGGAATGGGTTCGGGACAATGTTGAAAAgtttggcggcgacgtcaaCAGAATCACCATGTTCGGCCAGTCTGCCGGCGGCTCTTTGGTCGACTACTACTCGTACGCATATGCGTCCGaccccatcgccaacggTTTCATCCCCATGAGCGGTGTTGCCAATGGGTTTGGTGTCTATACCAATGCGACCGTGAACGAGAAATGGTTCCAGGTGTCGTCAAAACTTGGCTGCGGCAACAACTTGACAGACCACAAGGCCGTCTTTGACTgcatgtcgaagaagaaCGCAACGGAGCTCGTCGCCATTGTCGCCAACACGACCGGTTCGGTGGCGGGTGGGCTCACTTTTGCTCCTGTCGTAGACGATCGTCTCATCTTCGGCGACTACAGCATCCGTGACTCGGCCAAGGCGGGATACCTCATCGGCAACACTGACAACGAGGCTGGCTACTTTAAGATCGCGGCCCCTGCCGCCAACGAAACCTACTGGTTCGGGTTCAACCTCGTTGTTTACACGTGCCCCGCCGCACGAAGGGCGGCACGGGCAGTGTCTGCCGGCCACCCGACATGGCGATATCGCTATTTCGGCGACTTTCCCAACATGGCCATCACCACGACGCCGCCTAGCGGGGCATGGCACACATCCGAG GTCCCTGTCCTCTTCGGCACGGTGCCGCAGGACGTAATCAATAGTACGGCGCAGCAgatcgccgtcggcaagtACATGCGCGGGGCGTGGGCGGCCTTCGCCAAGGATACGACTTCTGGTCTCCTCAATTACGATTGCCACGGCACGTGGCCGAACTACCAGGCGGATGGCGACACCCTGAACCGGATTTCGTTCCAGAACCAAACGGGCGCGAACTTGGCGCCCGATAACACCTACGACGGGTTATGCGCGCAGGTGGGGATTCCCATCGCTTAA